One Alicyclobacillus acidoterrestris DNA window includes the following coding sequences:
- the mreC gene encoding rod shape-determining protein MreC, protein MSRYLTSRRLFLLLGSIIVLVVIAGLTISRTGRTASWPEQVVMNVENTVSGWVYRPVSKLTAFFGGLHDLRQMYVENAELKHDMQDYQSLKAQLNDAEAEDNRLRQMVHFAQGAGKSLPRVPAHVVGREPSEWNSQLTIDAGSAQGVRPDMAVVAPDGSLVGRVEKVASHSAKVDLITDTQVGDGVSAFADTSSVQPFGVVTGSTRNQGALDMTFWGSLVQLPAKQLVGQEVVTSGLSDVFPRGIVIGKITKVQYGPHNTVQTAVVQPAADLDYLQDVFVVRTTNQAGQGQ, encoded by the coding sequence GTGTCCCGTTACCTAACGAGTCGACGCTTGTTTTTGCTTTTGGGTAGCATTATTGTCCTGGTCGTCATCGCTGGATTGACGATTTCGAGGACAGGCCGCACGGCCAGTTGGCCGGAACAGGTTGTGATGAATGTCGAAAACACGGTATCAGGATGGGTATATCGGCCTGTCAGCAAACTGACCGCGTTTTTCGGCGGCTTGCACGATTTGCGCCAGATGTATGTGGAAAACGCCGAGTTGAAACACGATATGCAGGATTATCAAAGCTTGAAAGCCCAGTTGAACGACGCTGAAGCGGAGGATAATCGGCTTCGCCAGATGGTTCACTTCGCACAGGGCGCAGGGAAGTCCCTGCCGCGGGTTCCCGCACACGTGGTTGGCCGTGAGCCGTCTGAATGGAATTCACAGCTGACCATTGATGCGGGTAGCGCGCAGGGGGTGCGGCCGGACATGGCTGTGGTGGCGCCGGACGGGAGCTTGGTTGGCCGCGTGGAAAAGGTCGCGTCGCACAGCGCGAAGGTCGACCTGATCACGGATACGCAGGTCGGTGACGGCGTGTCGGCGTTCGCGGACACGTCATCCGTTCAGCCGTTCGGTGTTGTCACCGGATCGACACGGAATCAGGGCGCATTGGACATGACTTTCTGGGGTTCACTCGTGCAACTGCCTGCCAAGCAATTGGTTGGGCAGGAAGTGGTGACGTCGGGCTTGAGTGACGTGTTCCCAAGAGGCATTGTCATCGGGAAAATCACAAAGGTGCAGTATGGACCGCACAATACGGTACAAACAGCTGTCGTGCAGCCAGCGGCGGATTTGGATTATCTGCAAGATGTCTTTGTCGTCCGCACGACGAATCAGGCGGGGCAGGGCCAATGA
- a CDS encoding bifunctional folylpolyglutamate synthase/dihydrofolate synthase: MNVQEAFAWVESLSRFGIKPGLSRVQHVLAALGNPQTGLRFYHVAGTNGKGSVCAMLCAMSMAVGHRTGLYTSPGVDGLNSRMVIDGQPIDDSSFAAYATAIREAIELASSEDPLTEFEVLTVMALLYFADKQVDVVVWETGLGGRYDATSVVTPMVTAITNVSYDHVEILGPTLADIAYDKAGIIKPNIPFVTGAEGEAYGIVEKVAKSAGARVVRLGADIQIERTAYDDHYQTLCYKGIAHDVPAFELSLFGPHQIDNAAIALAMFELAHPDLEDADWLRAVAALRTVHWPLRFEVFQHGAAPLVLDGAHNPAAAHTLALSLQEMSAALSTAPLWHMVIGVFRDKDAQSMLKEVLPLAQDVIVCRPNHARGADPEEIRGLIEAQSPQLPVRIIEQPAAAVTEALKTPGPLVIWGNLHMVEDARKAISKLGMNYWT, from the coding sequence GTGAATGTGCAAGAGGCATTTGCGTGGGTGGAATCCCTGAGCAGATTCGGCATTAAACCGGGTCTGTCTCGGGTCCAGCACGTCTTAGCCGCCCTTGGGAATCCGCAGACGGGCCTTCGCTTTTATCATGTGGCAGGGACTAACGGAAAAGGTTCGGTCTGTGCCATGCTTTGTGCTATGTCGATGGCTGTCGGACATCGGACAGGCTTATATACCTCGCCTGGTGTTGACGGCTTGAATAGCCGAATGGTGATAGATGGTCAGCCGATTGATGATTCGTCGTTCGCGGCCTATGCCACGGCCATTCGCGAGGCCATTGAACTGGCGTCGAGCGAAGACCCACTGACGGAGTTCGAAGTCCTTACCGTGATGGCACTGTTGTATTTTGCGGATAAACAGGTGGATGTGGTCGTATGGGAGACGGGTCTTGGCGGACGCTATGACGCGACGAGCGTCGTGACGCCGATGGTGACGGCTATCACGAATGTATCGTACGACCACGTCGAGATTTTAGGACCTACACTGGCGGATATCGCTTATGATAAGGCAGGGATTATTAAGCCGAACATACCGTTTGTGACAGGAGCGGAGGGTGAGGCGTACGGTATCGTAGAGAAGGTCGCCAAGTCGGCTGGAGCTCGGGTGGTGCGTCTAGGAGCAGACATCCAAATTGAGCGCACGGCCTACGATGACCATTATCAGACGCTGTGCTATAAAGGGATAGCGCACGATGTACCCGCGTTTGAATTGTCCTTGTTCGGTCCGCACCAGATAGACAATGCAGCGATTGCGTTGGCGATGTTTGAGCTTGCGCATCCAGATCTAGAGGATGCGGACTGGCTACGCGCGGTAGCGGCGCTTCGCACTGTTCACTGGCCGCTTCGCTTCGAGGTGTTTCAACACGGTGCGGCACCGCTGGTTCTAGATGGTGCGCACAATCCTGCGGCGGCGCATACGCTGGCCTTGAGTTTACAGGAGATGTCGGCGGCCTTGTCCACGGCACCGCTGTGGCACATGGTGATAGGTGTGTTTCGCGACAAGGATGCGCAATCCATGTTGAAAGAAGTGTTACCTCTTGCACAAGACGTTATCGTTTGTCGTCCCAACCATGCAAGGGGGGCAGATCCAGAAGAAATCCGCGGGTTGATTGAAGCACAGTCGCCGCAACTGCCAGTTCGTATCATCGAACAGCCGGCAGCTGCCGTGACGGAGGCTTTAAAGACACCTGGGCCATTGGTTATCTGGGGAAATCTGCATATGGTAGAGGACGCGAGGAAAGCTATTTCTAAACTGGGAATGAACTACTGGACATGA
- a CDS encoding valine--tRNA ligase translates to MTAREHELPTVYDPRAVEQRIYETWEQKGYFRAGRYPERPPFSIVMPPPNVTGVLHLGHALDNTLQDITTRYKRLNGFDALWVPGTDHAGIATQARVERSIQESEGKSRHDLGREAFVERVWDWKHQYGDAITRQIRALGSSCDWSRERFTMDEGLSAAVREVFVRLYEKGLIYRGHRIINWCPRCSTALSDIEVEHKEQTGHLYHIRYPLSDGSGEVIIATTRPETMFADVAVAVHPDDERYTQMIGKTVRLPLTDREIPVIADDYVDIEYGTGCLKITPAHDPNDFEVGERHHLEQLQCIDADGRLNALAGEFQGLTREQARNAVVEALQQGGHLVRTEEISHSVGHCSRCDTVVEPFLSDQWFVRMEDLARPALAGVERGELQFVPQRFTKVFVHWLENVRDWCISRQLWWGHRIPAWYCDDCGELSVSKTDLTECPHCHSKHLRQDEDVLDTWFSSALWPFSTLDWPNLEAPDFQRYYPTSALMTGYDILFFWVARMVFMGHEFTGKMPFSTVVLHGLVRDAQGQKMSKSKGNGVDPMEVIDQYGADALRFMLATSTSPGNDQRFTWDKIEGARNFINKIWNASRFVLMNLDADFEPLDLTGRQLDVADRWILHRLSETIDAVTHHLDHYDFGEAARAMYDFAWDDFCDWYIEFSKLALYGHDGERKAVAQTVLHRVLTSLLKLLHPYIPFVTEEIWQALPNTSEALIIEVWPKADDALRDDQAVSQMRLVMDAIRAVRNVRAELQVPPSKPVSMYIRCESADYVQLFESVRHYIARFCNSDDLTIAAGGDAPEKSATQVVTGAVIHIPQAGLIDVEAELARLRREESRLMGEVERIEKKLANAGFVAKAPEAVVAKEREKMEDYQVKLRAVQERISDLQQ, encoded by the coding sequence ATGACAGCAAGGGAACATGAACTTCCGACCGTTTATGATCCGCGCGCAGTCGAACAGCGCATCTATGAAACATGGGAACAAAAAGGCTATTTTCGGGCCGGTCGCTATCCCGAACGACCACCGTTTTCGATTGTGATGCCACCGCCGAATGTGACGGGCGTGCTCCATCTTGGTCACGCACTGGACAACACGCTACAGGACATCACCACTCGTTATAAACGGTTGAATGGATTTGATGCGCTGTGGGTTCCAGGTACTGACCACGCTGGCATCGCCACGCAAGCGCGCGTTGAACGGTCCATTCAAGAATCCGAAGGAAAATCGCGCCATGACCTCGGCCGCGAAGCGTTTGTCGAGCGCGTCTGGGATTGGAAGCATCAATATGGCGACGCCATCACGCGGCAAATTCGCGCGCTTGGCAGTTCTTGTGATTGGAGCCGCGAGCGGTTCACGATGGACGAAGGGCTGTCTGCAGCAGTTCGTGAAGTGTTCGTCCGACTCTATGAAAAAGGCCTTATCTATCGGGGTCATCGGATTATCAACTGGTGCCCGCGGTGTTCCACGGCGCTGTCTGACATCGAGGTTGAGCACAAGGAGCAAACCGGCCATCTCTACCACATCCGCTATCCACTGAGCGATGGTAGTGGGGAAGTCATCATTGCGACGACGCGGCCTGAGACGATGTTTGCGGACGTCGCTGTCGCAGTGCATCCAGATGACGAGCGTTACACACAAATGATTGGCAAGACGGTTCGCCTTCCGCTTACAGACCGGGAGATACCTGTCATTGCCGATGACTATGTCGACATCGAGTATGGGACGGGATGTCTGAAAATCACACCGGCCCATGATCCCAACGATTTTGAAGTTGGCGAACGCCATCACCTAGAACAATTGCAGTGTATCGACGCGGATGGGCGCTTGAATGCCTTGGCGGGCGAGTTCCAAGGGCTCACGCGCGAGCAGGCTCGCAATGCCGTCGTCGAGGCGCTACAGCAAGGTGGACACCTGGTTCGCACGGAGGAAATTTCGCATTCGGTCGGCCACTGCAGTCGGTGTGATACGGTCGTCGAGCCATTCTTGTCTGATCAATGGTTCGTCCGAATGGAGGATTTGGCGCGCCCTGCCTTAGCTGGCGTCGAGCGCGGTGAGCTACAGTTCGTACCACAGCGCTTCACCAAGGTCTTTGTACACTGGTTGGAGAACGTCCGGGATTGGTGTATCTCGCGGCAACTTTGGTGGGGGCATCGCATCCCAGCCTGGTACTGTGACGACTGTGGGGAACTGAGTGTCTCCAAGACCGACTTGACGGAATGTCCACATTGCCACAGCAAACATTTGCGCCAGGACGAAGACGTTTTGGATACGTGGTTTTCATCCGCGTTGTGGCCGTTCTCGACACTCGATTGGCCAAACCTTGAAGCGCCGGATTTTCAGCGGTATTACCCGACGAGCGCTTTGATGACAGGGTACGACATCTTGTTCTTCTGGGTTGCTCGGATGGTCTTCATGGGCCATGAATTCACCGGCAAAATGCCGTTTTCAACGGTTGTCCTGCACGGGTTGGTCCGCGATGCACAAGGACAGAAAATGTCCAAGAGCAAGGGCAACGGTGTCGATCCGATGGAAGTCATTGACCAGTACGGCGCCGACGCACTGCGCTTCATGTTGGCGACTTCGACGTCACCCGGCAACGACCAACGGTTCACGTGGGACAAAATCGAAGGGGCGCGCAATTTTATCAACAAAATTTGGAATGCCTCCCGGTTCGTACTGATGAACCTGGATGCAGATTTTGAGCCGCTCGATCTCACGGGTCGACAACTCGATGTGGCCGACAGGTGGATATTGCATCGGTTGTCAGAAACCATTGACGCGGTGACGCATCATCTAGATCACTATGATTTCGGCGAGGCAGCGCGGGCGATGTACGACTTCGCGTGGGATGATTTCTGCGATTGGTACATCGAGTTTTCCAAGCTTGCGCTATATGGGCACGACGGAGAGCGCAAAGCGGTTGCACAAACGGTCTTGCATCGGGTGTTGACATCGCTTTTGAAGCTGCTTCACCCATATATTCCGTTTGTGACAGAGGAGATCTGGCAAGCGTTGCCGAACACTTCGGAGGCTCTCATTATCGAAGTGTGGCCAAAGGCCGACGACGCACTTCGCGACGACCAAGCAGTCAGTCAAATGCGGCTGGTGATGGATGCGATTCGCGCTGTCCGCAATGTCCGCGCAGAATTGCAGGTTCCACCCAGCAAGCCGGTGTCGATGTACATTCGTTGTGAAAGTGCGGATTACGTCCAGCTGTTTGAGTCCGTTCGCCATTATATCGCCCGTTTTTGCAACAGCGACGATTTGACGATTGCCGCAGGCGGTGACGCGCCGGAGAAATCCGCTACGCAAGTGGTGACTGGTGCCGTGATCCACATTCCGCAGGCAGGGCTTATTGATGTCGAGGCGGAGTTGGCTCGTTTGCGCCGCGAGGAATCGCGCCTCATGGGAGAGGTCGAGCGCATCGAGAAAAAACTTGCGAATGCCGGGTTTGTCGCGAAAGCGCCCGAGGCTGTGGTCGCCAAGGAACGAGAGAAAATGGAAGATTACCAAGTGAAGTTGCGGGCGGTCCAGGAGCGCATTTCGGATTTGCAGCAATGA
- the radC gene encoding RadC family protein, which yields MADKDQLLTPSIPTEQPRERLLRLGPGALRADELLACIMQSGNGRQTVFDIAHALLENVGGLYALVDTEVAELLNVPGIGRAKAIQIAAAIELGRRIAQKPSETRLQIRTADDAARYVMDRMRYLKKEHFVTLLLDTKHRLVAEETCSIGSLDASIVHPREIFRRAVRRVASAILCVHNHPSGDPTPSPEDIAVTERLMQAGRVLGIDVLDHLIIGDGRFISLRAAGYMDK from the coding sequence ATTGCGGACAAGGACCAATTGCTCACGCCGTCGATACCCACTGAACAACCTCGTGAACGATTATTGCGCTTAGGTCCGGGTGCACTGCGGGCGGACGAGTTGCTTGCGTGTATTATGCAGTCCGGAAATGGACGCCAGACGGTGTTTGATATTGCTCATGCGCTTCTGGAGAACGTTGGCGGATTGTATGCGCTCGTGGATACGGAAGTCGCAGAGTTGTTAAATGTTCCGGGGATTGGGCGCGCGAAGGCGATTCAAATCGCGGCCGCCATCGAGTTAGGTCGACGCATTGCGCAAAAGCCGAGCGAGACGAGGTTACAAATTCGTACGGCAGATGACGCAGCCAGGTATGTTATGGATAGGATGAGGTACCTTAAAAAGGAACATTTTGTAACGCTGCTCTTAGATACCAAGCACAGGCTTGTTGCGGAAGAGACGTGTTCCATCGGAAGCCTGGATGCGTCGATTGTTCATCCACGGGAGATTTTTCGGCGTGCGGTACGGCGAGTTGCGTCTGCCATTCTCTGTGTGCACAACCACCCAAGTGGGGACCCGACGCCGAGTCCCGAGGATATTGCGGTCACGGAACGGTTGATGCAAGCTGGCCGAGTACTAGGTATCGATGTGCTCGACCATCTCATTATTGGAGACGGGCGCTTTATCAGCTTGCGAGCGGCTGGTTATATGGACAAATGA
- a CDS encoding rod shape-determining protein: MFAVRDMGVDLGTANTLVYVKGKGIVVREPSVVALRTDTNAIEAVGSDAKQMIGRTPGNIVAVRPMKDGVIADFQTTSTMLRHFIRQAMKAKSNWSGKPRVMISVPSGITAVEKRAVEDAALEAGAKDAQVIEEPMAAAIGAGLPVGEPTGSMVVDIGGGTTEVAIISLGGIVTARSIRVAGDEMDEAIIQYVKKTYNLMIGERTAEELKIQIGSAAPLEEPRSLDIRGRDLLTGLPRTFTVSSEEICEALSDTVGSIIEAVKVTLEKSPPELAADIMDRGIVLTGGGALLRNLDRRLSTETGMPVVVAEDPLDCVAVGTGKALDNYDVYRKRSVALRKAQGRG, from the coding sequence ATGTTTGCGGTTCGAGATATGGGTGTGGATTTGGGAACGGCCAATACTCTAGTATATGTAAAGGGAAAGGGCATTGTCGTCCGGGAGCCGTCGGTCGTCGCCTTGCGGACGGATACGAACGCGATTGAGGCTGTCGGATCCGACGCAAAGCAAATGATTGGCCGGACACCGGGCAATATCGTGGCGGTTCGACCGATGAAGGACGGTGTTATCGCCGACTTTCAGACGACTTCGACGATGCTTCGTCACTTTATTCGCCAAGCGATGAAGGCGAAGTCGAACTGGTCTGGCAAACCTCGCGTCATGATTAGCGTTCCTTCGGGAATTACCGCAGTCGAGAAACGCGCGGTAGAAGATGCGGCGCTGGAAGCGGGCGCCAAGGATGCACAGGTGATTGAAGAACCGATGGCAGCTGCTATCGGGGCTGGGTTGCCTGTGGGTGAGCCTACCGGATCCATGGTGGTCGATATCGGTGGCGGTACCACAGAAGTGGCGATTATTTCGCTCGGGGGTATTGTGACGGCGAGATCGATTCGCGTGGCGGGCGACGAGATGGACGAGGCCATCATTCAGTATGTCAAAAAGACATACAATCTGATGATTGGCGAGCGGACGGCGGAGGAGCTGAAGATCCAGATTGGTTCTGCTGCACCGTTGGAAGAACCGCGTTCACTCGATATTCGCGGTCGCGACTTGCTGACGGGGTTGCCGCGCACGTTTACGGTATCCTCTGAGGAAATCTGTGAGGCGCTCTCGGATACTGTGGGTTCCATTATTGAAGCGGTCAAAGTGACGCTCGAGAAGTCGCCGCCGGAACTTGCGGCGGACATTATGGATCGCGGGATTGTCCTGACGGGCGGCGGCGCGTTGCTCAGAAATTTGGATCGCCGGTTGAGTACCGAAACCGGGATGCCGGTCGTCGTCGCTGAAGACCCACTCGATTGTGTCGCGGTGGGAACTGGCAAGGCGTTGGACAATTACGACGTGTATCGCAAGCGCAGTGTGGCGCTTCGGAAGGCGCAGGGTAGAGGGTAA
- a CDS encoding type IV pilus twitching motility protein PilT yields the protein MRIDQVLSRAAELRASDVHLGAGHSPTFRVDGQLMKEGATITNEQIESWIRELLSAEEFERLRREGEVDLSYSDGEGCRYRVNAFQQQGLLAVAIRPIPKLIPSLTELRLPPDITRLISQPHGLILVTGPTGSGKTTTLASLIHEINVTSAKHIITLEDPIEYVHEHVQSVIHQRQIGRDTAGFAPALRAALRQDPDVILVGELRDLETVRTAVTASETGHLVLSTLHTGDAVQTIDRLIDMFPVEQQAQVRSQLSSVLLGVLSQRLLPQTGGGRVALAELLINTPAVANLIRTQKTHQLRSVMQTSRQIGMQTFAMAARERMQSGVISMESAKPWLDITA from the coding sequence ATGCGTATCGACCAAGTGTTGTCTCGGGCCGCTGAACTGCGCGCGAGCGATGTTCATCTGGGGGCCGGTCATTCACCGACATTTCGGGTTGACGGTCAATTGATGAAGGAGGGCGCGACAATTACAAACGAACAGATTGAGTCATGGATTCGCGAGCTACTGAGCGCTGAGGAATTTGAGCGGCTGCGTCGCGAAGGTGAAGTCGATTTGTCGTATAGCGACGGCGAAGGTTGTCGTTATCGCGTCAACGCATTTCAGCAACAGGGCCTTTTGGCGGTGGCGATTCGGCCCATCCCCAAGTTGATTCCGTCCTTGACCGAACTTCGCCTGCCACCGGATATCACGCGCCTCATCAGTCAACCGCACGGCTTAATTCTCGTTACGGGTCCGACAGGCAGCGGCAAGACGACTACACTCGCTTCGCTGATTCACGAAATTAACGTGACAAGTGCCAAGCATATCATCACGTTGGAAGATCCCATTGAGTACGTCCACGAACACGTGCAATCCGTCATTCACCAACGGCAAATCGGCCGGGATACAGCAGGGTTTGCGCCTGCGCTGCGCGCTGCACTGCGGCAAGATCCCGACGTTATCCTCGTCGGCGAACTGCGCGACTTGGAGACGGTCAGGACGGCGGTCACGGCGTCGGAAACAGGCCATCTGGTTCTCTCGACGCTGCATACGGGAGACGCGGTACAGACCATTGATAGACTGATTGATATGTTTCCCGTCGAGCAGCAGGCGCAAGTGCGTTCGCAACTCTCGTCTGTCCTATTAGGGGTTTTGTCGCAGCGCCTTCTGCCGCAAACAGGCGGTGGTCGTGTCGCCCTGGCGGAACTGCTGATTAATACCCCTGCTGTCGCCAATTTAATTCGCACCCAGAAGACTCACCAATTGCGCTCAGTCATGCAAACATCCCGACAAATTGGGATGCAGACGTTCGCGATGGCGGCTCGAGAGCGGATGCAATCGGGCGTCATTTCTATGGAATCTGCAAAACCTTGGTTGGACATAACGGCATAG
- a CDS encoding prepilin peptidase has protein sequence MIEAFISLYLFLVGAVFGSFATLVGERVVDGQSIVRPASRCNHCQTPLRPWHLVPVVSWILLGGRCSVCHTRIPMRYPAQELLLGTAVVLSFWHHSDVLLSVASCLLWFVLVIAVSTDLRHLIVPNWLTYPSCLALYALCAVGEGNFVRPLLGMVVGFVMIFAVHLISGGKMGLGDAKLYLSIGAVLGAARCVESFVLACLFGAVVGILLRWTGRLERRQFIPFVPFIVMGVACANFLLSDFPDWYLHHVLRV, from the coding sequence TTGATTGAGGCATTTATATCTCTGTATCTTTTTTTGGTAGGCGCCGTATTTGGGTCGTTCGCAACTCTGGTCGGGGAACGTGTGGTTGATGGGCAGTCCATTGTCCGGCCGGCATCGAGGTGCAATCACTGTCAAACGCCGCTGCGCCCGTGGCATCTCGTGCCCGTGGTCTCGTGGATTCTGCTTGGCGGCCGTTGCAGTGTTTGCCACACGCGAATACCTATGCGCTATCCGGCACAGGAGCTGCTGTTGGGCACAGCGGTGGTCTTGTCGTTCTGGCATCATTCGGATGTGTTGCTGAGCGTTGCGTCCTGTCTCCTGTGGTTTGTTTTGGTGATTGCTGTAAGTACAGATCTGAGGCATTTGATTGTGCCAAATTGGCTGACCTATCCGAGTTGTCTTGCGCTGTATGCGCTTTGTGCGGTTGGTGAAGGGAATTTTGTTCGACCATTGCTCGGGATGGTGGTCGGTTTTGTGATGATTTTCGCGGTGCATTTGATCTCCGGTGGCAAGATGGGGCTGGGTGATGCCAAATTGTACTTGAGTATAGGAGCGGTGTTGGGGGCAGCGCGCTGTGTAGAATCCTTTGTTCTCGCGTGTCTATTTGGTGCAGTTGTCGGTATTTTATTGCGATGGACAGGCCGCTTGGAACGACGCCAATTTATCCCGTTTGTTCCGTTTATTGTGATGGGTGTTGCGTGCGCTAATTTCCTGTTATCGGATTTCCCAGACTGGTATCTCCATCATGTGCTTCGTGTATAA
- the murC gene encoding UDP-N-acetylmuramate--L-alanine ligase: MRGSQHVHFVGIGGYGMSAIARVMLDLGYQVSGSDVSRQELTERLAARGANIFYGHDKRQVEGADIVVHSTAVHQDNVELIEARARQIPVIHRSEMLARLMEDRVGVAVTGAHGKTTTTSMIAYMMERNNLDPTFVIGGVVSNIGDNAKAGGGQFVVAEADESDGSFLHYRPAIAVVTNVEADHLEHYDGKFENLKNAYRTFIQQVPADGLAVLSADDAHLRELKLDAHARVITYGFADDADIQARHVQLSGRTSSSEVYINGELVGRLLLSLPGEHNVLNALAAIAVGREAGLSFNQIAVALAEFHGAKRRFQVISEANNVLVIDDYAHHPTEISATIAAAKATGRRIVAVFQPQRYTRTYFLFDAFARSFSQADEVIISEIYSPAGEKQIEGVTAERLAAEIRKQSNPRTQYLATQDEIFAYLRSSVHAGDLVLTMGAGDIWKVAERLGDDLERTAHKALV; the protein is encoded by the coding sequence GTGCGCGGTTCGCAACACGTGCATTTTGTAGGCATTGGTGGGTATGGAATGAGTGCCATCGCTCGTGTCATGCTGGATTTGGGATATCAAGTGTCCGGGTCGGACGTGTCTCGTCAAGAATTGACGGAACGTCTTGCAGCCCGTGGCGCGAACATCTTTTACGGCCATGACAAACGGCAAGTCGAGGGTGCGGACATCGTGGTGCACAGTACGGCTGTTCACCAGGATAATGTCGAGCTCATCGAGGCGAGGGCTCGCCAAATTCCCGTGATCCATCGCAGTGAAATGCTCGCTCGATTGATGGAAGACCGAGTGGGTGTCGCTGTGACTGGGGCGCACGGGAAGACGACCACCACGTCTATGATTGCATACATGATGGAACGCAATAATTTGGATCCTACTTTTGTCATCGGTGGCGTCGTTTCAAACATTGGTGACAACGCGAAAGCCGGAGGCGGCCAGTTTGTCGTGGCGGAAGCGGATGAATCGGACGGATCGTTTCTTCACTACCGTCCCGCGATTGCGGTGGTCACAAACGTTGAAGCTGACCATCTTGAGCACTACGACGGAAAGTTCGAGAATCTCAAAAATGCGTACAGAACGTTTATTCAACAGGTTCCAGCGGACGGCTTGGCGGTGCTCTCAGCGGATGATGCGCATCTGCGAGAATTGAAATTAGACGCGCACGCACGAGTGATCACCTACGGTTTTGCGGACGATGCAGATATTCAAGCGCGACATGTGCAATTGTCTGGGCGGACCAGTTCGTCTGAGGTGTATATAAACGGGGAGTTGGTCGGTCGCCTGTTGCTTTCGCTGCCAGGTGAGCATAATGTGTTGAACGCGCTGGCCGCGATTGCGGTAGGCCGGGAAGCTGGCTTGTCGTTTAACCAAATCGCCGTAGCCCTCGCGGAGTTCCATGGTGCGAAGCGGCGCTTTCAGGTGATTTCCGAGGCAAACAACGTCCTCGTTATCGACGACTATGCGCACCACCCAACTGAAATCAGCGCGACCATCGCGGCAGCAAAGGCGACGGGCAGGCGCATTGTAGCGGTATTCCAGCCGCAGCGATATACGCGGACGTACTTTTTGTTTGACGCCTTTGCTCGCTCGTTCTCGCAGGCAGACGAAGTGATTATTTCGGAGATTTATTCGCCTGCAGGGGAGAAGCAAATCGAAGGCGTCACAGCGGAGCGGCTCGCGGCAGAAATTCGCAAACAGAGTAATCCGCGAACGCAGTATTTGGCGACACAGGATGAAATCTTCGCGTATCTCCGGTCTTCTGTGCACGCTGGCGATCTCGTGCTCACCATGGGAGCTGGCGACATATGGAAGGTTGCAGAGCGCTTGGGTGACGACTTAGAGCGCACCGCTCATAAAGCGCTGGTTTAA
- a CDS encoding 3D domain-containing protein: MRLPKSKTVYATAAAALTLLGGAATTYGAAFKTVTVQDSGQRKTVRGFCTGTVGQFLGKYGIHVDQRERVSPALDSPVQNNMTVVIEHPKTITINDQGQLVSVSTFDKTVQKLLQDQGITLTKSDHLSVPVDSSLSGGETISIHRTSRKVSTRTQEIPYQTIRRRTSELTSGDERVVTHGVTGLMQIETTRVYRDGHKISESVKKHIVRNPVDSVVEVGTAPAVHHYTLASRSSAPTSSLYRSSLTVLATAYAAGGTTASGRPAQPGVIAVDPRVIPLGTRVYVPGVGELVAADTGGAIVGNHIDICMSSESAAESWGERTITIYILN, translated from the coding sequence GTGCGTCTACCAAAGTCGAAAACCGTTTACGCCACTGCTGCGGCAGCACTTACGCTGCTGGGCGGCGCAGCGACCACGTATGGTGCTGCGTTTAAGACGGTAACGGTCCAAGACAGCGGGCAACGCAAGACGGTACGTGGATTTTGCACAGGCACGGTAGGACAATTTCTCGGCAAGTACGGTATCCACGTAGATCAAAGAGAGCGCGTCAGCCCGGCGCTTGATAGTCCTGTGCAAAACAACATGACGGTCGTAATCGAACATCCGAAGACTATCACTATAAACGACCAAGGTCAGTTGGTTAGTGTATCGACGTTTGACAAGACAGTGCAGAAACTCTTGCAAGACCAGGGAATAACCCTTACGAAGTCCGACCATCTCAGTGTCCCGGTAGATTCATCGTTGTCGGGTGGAGAGACTATCTCCATTCATCGCACTTCTCGCAAGGTATCCACTAGGACGCAGGAAATACCGTATCAGACCATACGTCGCCGAACATCTGAGTTGACTTCTGGAGATGAACGCGTGGTGACGCACGGTGTGACAGGGTTGATGCAGATTGAGACGACGCGCGTTTACCGGGATGGTCACAAGATTTCTGAGAGCGTAAAAAAACATATCGTTCGAAACCCAGTGGACAGCGTAGTGGAAGTTGGCACCGCGCCAGCCGTTCACCACTATACGCTTGCGAGCCGCAGCAGTGCTCCGACCAGTAGTCTCTACAGGTCGTCGCTGACTGTCCTTGCCACCGCGTATGCGGCAGGCGGTACGACGGCGTCTGGACGGCCCGCGCAGCCGGGTGTCATCGCGGTAGATCCGCGTGTCATTCCGCTCGGCACGCGCGTGTATGTACCAGGTGTCGGTGAATTGGTGGCTGCGGATACAGGCGGAGCCATTGTCGGCAATCATATCGACATTTGTATGTCGTCTGAGTCGGCTGCTGAAAGTTGGGGAGAACGCACGATTACAATTTACATCCTCAATTGA